One stretch of Numenius arquata chromosome 8, bNumArq3.hap1.1, whole genome shotgun sequence DNA includes these proteins:
- the C8H1orf146 gene encoding protein SPO16 homolog, producing the protein MTANGGQEQSRWITTVIMSTALQNHEISTILQRQQHRVRYSESVETGSVIFSLSGVAFILADTQDLLMTREEMFFKRIQKFINIHRNSFLLLSAARHGPEEWNVMFRIQRRFLGSNLRIIPVHNTAETVKLMLTIAKVTSKPQVDDIRYQMAMTKAQIIENSPVWKMLQEYQSHCN; encoded by the exons atgacagcaaatgGTGGGCAAGAACAGTCAAGATGGATAACAACAGTTATTATGAGTACAGCTCTGCAG aATCATGAAATTTCTACAATTCTACAGAGGCAACAACACCGAGTTCGATACTCAGAATCAGTGGAAACTGGATCTgtgattttttctctctctg GTGTTGCATTTATACTGGCAGATACTCAAGACTTGCTTATGACAAGGGAAGAGAtgtttttcaaaagaattcaGAAGTTCATAAACATTCATCGGAAcagttttttgcttttgtcagcTGCTCGTCATGGACCAGAAGAATGGAATGTCATGTTTAGGATTCAGAGAAG ATTCCTGGGCAGTAATTTACGTATAATACCAGTTCATAATACCGCTGAAACTGTTAAGTTAATGCTAACCATAGCTAAG gTAACTTCCAAGCCACAAGTAGATGATATTCGTTACCAAATGGCAATGACAAAAGCCCAAATAATAGAAAACAGTCCAGTTTGGAAGATGCTTCAGGAGTACCAGTCACATTGCAATTAA